GCACCCAGGTCGCCTGGCGCACCATCACCGACCAGCCCAGCAATGTCCGTGGCGGCATCGACGCCGAGGCGTTCGAGCACCCCTTCCGCACCCAGCCGACCCCGACCGGACCGCGCAGACAGCCGGCGCCGATCATCAGCCAAGACATCCGCTGGTTCGCCGACCACCCCGGACTCCAGGCCTTCCAACGCCGCCCCGTCGACCTCACCACCACCGAGACCGTCGACACCTACGAGATCCCCGAACGCCTCGCCGAACAGACCCGCCAACGCCACCCCAGGTGCACCTTCCCGCACTGCACCCGACGGGCGCGACGCCGCAAGCCAGGTGAGACCCACCTCGACGTCGACCACATCAACGCCTACGACCCCGACGGCCCACCCGGCCAGACGAACACCCAGAACCTCGCGACCCTGTGCCGGCGCCACCACCGCGCCAAGACCCACACCGCCTGGCACTACCGAGCGACACCGACCGGGTTCCTGTGGACCAGCCCCCAGGGCTACCAGTACCTCGTCGAACCCCTCACCACCACCGACCTCGGCCGACAGCCACCAGACCCACCACCGACCCGGCCCGCATAGATCCAGCCGAGTTGCGACACCCCCGCCGCAGCAGCACCGCGACGGGGGCACCGGCACGCCCGGCAGCCAGGTCAGGCGACAAGAGTGTGGCGCTCCCGATCAACAGGGCTCACCCAGGACTCCACGCTCCAGCTGCCCGCCGACCTGACCTGCGAGTCCGGGGTCAGCGGGCCGGGTCTGGCCGCAGCATCCGCGCGTAGTACTCCAGGACCAGGGCGCTCACCAGCGCGAGGATCGACGGCACGGCCGGCAGGAACCGGTACGCCTGCACGTTGCTGGACCTGACCAGCCAGGCGAGCACGAGGATGGCGACCGCCCACCAGGCGACCGTCGCCAGCGGACGGACGACCGCCCACGCCACGCGGCGCTCACTCGCGCTCAGCATCGCCACGGGCGTGGGCACCGCTCGGTAGTCAGGTCCGCTTCCCGTCGGGACGTCACCGCTCACAGGTCCACCTCTCGAGTCGTGGAAGATCCCGGCCTCCACCTGAGGCCGCAGTCGCAGTCATCCTCCATCACCGACCGGACCTGCCCGGCCGGGCACGCAGGTAGGCGTCCATTTGGCTCAGGGTCGAGGCGAAGGCCGCGCGGTGCACCTCGCCGTCGATCCCCTCGGGGACGTCCGTGGCCGTGATCGTGACCAGCGTCCCGCTCGGCACGGCCTCGAGCGTCCAGGTCATCGTCATCGTCCCGGCGAACCTGGGGTCGTCCGAGACGAAGTCGACCTCCTCCACGACGCGCGTGGGCGCCTCGACCACGACGAACCTGGCCTCCACCACGTCCGTGTTGCCACCTGACTTGCCCGGGCCCGCCGGGTCGTCGTACGCGAGCACCATCCGGTAGCCGCCGCCCGCGCGGGCGTCGAACCAGTCGATGCGCCCCGTCATGCCCGCAGGCGGGAGCCAGGACGCGCGCGAGGCAGGATCGACCAGCGCAGCGAAGACCTCGGCGACCGCGGCGTGGACCGTCGCCGCACCGCTGTCCGTGCGCGTCACGTCCCCTCGATCCTGAGCCCGCACAGGGGCCACACGTCCGCCAGCACGAGCCCGAGCCTGCCAGGTCGACCGCCGCCCGGCCACGGGGTTTCAGTCGACGAGGACCGGGATCAGCATCTCGTCGGGCGTCAGCGAGCCGTGCATGCCCACGAGGCGGGCCTCGTAGGCCCAGTCGACGCTGGAGATCACCGCGGCGTCGCCCTGGCAGGCCACCACGACGTCTCCGATGCGGGGACGCACGGTCGGGTCGACCGCGCCGAACCAGCCGTGGGCGGTGGCCTCCTCGCGGGTGAGCACCTCGGCCTTGTCGCCGAGCACCGAGCGCCAGGTGGCGACCACGTCGTCCACAGCACCGCGCTGGCAGTAGAGCTGGCGGAAGCGGGCCTCCCCGCCGAAGAGCACGAGACCGTCGCGCAGCTCGTGCACGGTGTCGACGTCGACGCGCGACTCCAGCGGGGAGTCGACCATGCCGTGGTCGGCGACGACGACCAGACGGGTGGCGGGCGGCAGCGCCTCGCGCAGCTGCTCGGCCTCGTGGTCGATCATCGCCAGCTGCTGGAGCCACTCGCTCGACGCGACGCCGTACCGGTGACCGGTCCAGTCGAGGTCGCCGTCGTAGAGGTAGGTCAGCGACGGCTGGTGCGCCCCGGCGGCGACCGTCGCGGCGAGGCGCTCCCCCACCTTGTCCGCGCCGACGAAGTCGGCGCCGCGGTGCGCGACCATGGTCAGCCCGCTGCCCTCGAACTCGCGCTTGTTCACCACGCTCACCGCGACCCCGCGCTCGCGCAGCCGGGTGAAGGTGGTGGGGTGCGGCTGCCACTCGACGGGGTCGATGTCCTTCGGCCACATCAGCGCGTTGAGCAGCCTCTCGGTGCCCGGCACCCGCGAGGTGAACCCCACGACGCCGTGCGCACCCGGGGGCAGCCCGGTGCCCAGCGACGTCAGGCTGGTCGCGGTCGTCGAGGGCACGCCCGCGGTGGCCTCCGGCGCCGCGCTGCGCAAGGAGGACAGGTACGGCGCCACGTGGGCGTAGCGCTCCAGCAGCCGGGACCCGAGCCCGTCGACGAGGAACAGCACGTACGACGGTGCCTCGGGCAGCACCAGCCCGGCGTGCTCAGCGCCGTCGAGGCGCACCCCGAGGGCCGCACCGATCGCGGGCACCACGTCTGCCAGCGACCGGTCGCCGTAGCGGGGCGCCAGGAACGTCACGTCGCGGTCGGCGCCTGGTGGGTGCGCGCCGAGAGGGACTCGGCGAAGGACAGCAGCCCGGAGACGGCGTCCTTGCCGTCGGCGGCGGCCGAGACCCGCAGCGAGAAGTCGTCGGGCGCGAGGACGCCGGTGTAGCCGTGGTCGGCGTCGCAGGCCGGGTCGTTGCAGCCGGCCGGCTCGAGGTCCAGGCGGCTCACGCCGCCCCAGCCGATCGTCATCACGGCCTCGGCCGGGTGGCCGGGCCCGGAGGTCGGGTTGGCGACCATCCGGGTCACCACCACCGAGCGCACCGCGCTCAGGCGCACCGACTCGGTGGACGTGGAGGTGTAGGGCTCGGGCAGCAGGTCGTCGCCGGTGTGCTCGTCGGTGTGCGCCAGGACCAGCCGGCTCGGGGTCAGCACCACGACCGAGAGGTGGCGGCGCACCTCGTCGTGCTCGAAGGTCGGCTCGTGGTGGACGAAGAACGAGACCACCTGCTCCCCGGAGATGGCGGATTCGACCCCCTCGCCGACGACCTCGGGGTAGTAGCCGGTGCGGTCGATCGCGGCGCGCAGCTCGCGCAGCCGGTCGCCCTCGGTGCGGGAACGCATGCTCAGAACTCGTATCCGAAGGCGGTGACGTCGCGGGCGAACGCGGCCTCGACGCGACGCGCCATCTCGTCGGTGTACTCGCTGCGGTAGCGCGTGTCGCGCCCACCCAGCGTCGGACCCTCCTTGTAGTCAGGACGGGTCCGGTCGATGTTGACGCTCTGCAGCGGCTCCCACGGCAGCTCGAAGCGCGCCTGCACCGCGCGCAGGTCGGCCTCGAGGCTCTCCTGGCGACCGATCAGGTCGGCGCGACGGGTCTTGGTGGCCAGGTAGCGCCACTGCGGGGTCTGCAGCCGCGAGAACTCGTCGAGGCCCTTCATGATGAAGGACTCGAAGTCGGGGCAGGTCTCGGCCACCGAGCGGATGAACTGGTTCTTGCGGTCCAGCCGGCGCTCGCCGTCCTGGTCGGAGTCGCGGAAGCGCTCGACCATCCGGAACCACGAGAGCATCCGGGCCCACGGGTTGCGCACGATGCCGAACGTCCAGTACGACGTCAGGTCCGGCTCGGCGCGCAGGATCTGGCCCAGCGTGGCGTGCCGGTCGACGCCCTTGACCTGCCGCGCGTCGGGCAGGACCTCGGTCAGCCGGTTGTGGATGGTCGACCCACCGGTCTTCTGCACATGCACGAACAGCAGGCGCGCGCTGTCGGAGATCACCATGGTCACGGAGCATACGGGTAGCAGCGGCTCAGCCCGGCAGGGTGTCTCCCGGCTGCGAGGGCATCCGGCGCACGAACCAGTCCGAGCGCGAGTCGGCGGCCGGCTCGACCCGGGCCGCGGCCGTCAGCACCGTCGACCCGTCGGGTCCGGCGAGGACCAGCCCGAGCTCGAGCGCGGACAGCTGCGGCATGTCGTTCTGCAGCTGCGAGACCCGCCCGATCAGGCGCTCGACCTCCCCCACGTCGACCACGTCGCTGCCGCGGTAGCCGAAGAGCATCGGGCTCGCCTTGACCTCGCGCACCATGGCCGCGGCGTCGCGGGCACCCAGCGGCGGGATCCGGTAGGCCCGGTCCCCCAGCAGCTCGGTGAGCGGCCCGGAGATCCCGAAGGACACCACCGGACCGAACAGCGGGTCCTCGATGCTCGAGATCATCACCGGCACGCCGGGCGGCGCGGTGCGCTGGATGGAGAACCCGTCGACCAGGTCGTCCTCGCCGACCAGCGCCGAGAGGGAGGCCCAGGCATCGCGCATCTGGTGGTCCCCGTCGATGTTGCGCCACACGTGCGCCAGGTCGGGACGCTCGCGCAGGTGCTCGGCGGTGGCCTTGAGCACCACGTCCCAGCCCAGCTCGACCGCCGCGGCGTTGGCCTCGGCGAGGCTGCCGACCGTCCGGGCCGGCCACAGCTCGATGTCGTAGGCGCGCAGCAGGGCCGTCAGGTCGTCGCGCTCGAGGGCGGCGCCCGAGGGGTTCTCTGCGAGCACCCGGTTCACGATCCCCCGGGCGGTGTCCTCGTCGACGGAGTCGGAGTCCAGCGGCGCACCGTCCGGGGTGCGCAGCCACACGGCGTAGTCGACGACACGGGCCAGGGCGCGCACCGCGGCCTCGACCGCGGGGTACGACGGCACGGAGCCGCGCCCGGCCGTGGACCCGGCCACGTCGGGCACCCGCAGCAGCTCGGGGACGCCCTCGACGCCGAGGAAGGTGGAGACCAGGGGCTTGTCGGACTGCTCGCCGATGGCGGCCAGCACGTTGGCGACCTCCTCACCGCTCACGTTGAGCGGCGGGGTGTAGACCGCCACGACCGAGTCGACGTCGGGGTCGTCGATGGCGGCGTCGAGGGCGTCCTCGAAGTCCTCGGCGGTCGCGTCGGCGCCCAGCGGCACCGACTTGTTCACCACCAGGCCCACCGCGGCCGCCGGGTCGGCGGCCAGCAGGCCCAGGGCGTCGGAGTTGCCGACGATCGCGACGCTGCGCCCGCGGGGCAGCGGTTGGTGGGCCACGAGCTGGGCGACGTCGAACATCTCGTCGAGGGTGTCGACCTGGATGATCCCGGCCTGGCGGAACATCGCGTCGACGGCGGCCGGCGGGGCGGCGATCTTGCGCACCGCGTGCCCCATCGGGACACCCTGGGTGGTGCGTCCCGAGCGGACCGCGATGATCGGCTTGCGCAGCGAGACCCGCCGCGCGATCCGCGAGAACTTGCGCGGGTTGCCGATGGACTCCAGGTAGAGCAGCACGACCTCGGTCGTGTCGTCCTCCTCCCAGTACTGCAGCAGGTCGTTGCCCGACACGTCCGCACGGTTGCCGGCGCTGACGAAGGTCGACAGGCCCAGACCGCGGTTCTGCACCTTCTCCAGGATCGCCGAGCCGAGCGCTCCGGACTGGCAGAAGAACCCGGCGCGACCACGGGGCGGCATCACCGAGGACAGCGAGGCGTTGATCGAGACCGCGGGGTCGGTGTTGATGACGCCCAGGCAGTTCGGGCCGATCAGGCGCAGGCCGTAGGAGCGCGAGAGCCCCACGAGCCGGCGCTGGCGCTGGCGGCCCTCCTCACCGGTCTCCGCGAAGCCGCTCGAGATGACCACCAGGCCGTGCACGCCCTTGGCGGCGCAGTCGAGCACGACGTCCTGCACGGCGTCGGCCGGGACCGCCACGATCGCCACGTCGACGTCGTCGGGGATGTCGCCGACGCTCTTGTACGCCGGCAGCCCGGACACCGCGCCCGCCGTCGGGTTGACGGCGTACACCCGGCCGGTGAAGTCGCCCATCACCAGGTTGCGCACCAACGTCTGGCCGATCGTGTCCTGGCGGCGCGAGGCTCCGATGATCGCGACCGAGCGCGGGTTGAAGAACTTCTCGATGGAGGCGGACTCGGCGCGGTGCTCGCGGTCCTGCATCACCCCGATCGCGGTGTCGGTGGCGTCGATGGGGAAGTCGAGCTGGATGACCCCGTCCTCGAACTCGCTGGCCACGCGGTAGCCGGCGTCGCGGAAGGTCTGGATCATCCGGGCGTTGTCGGGCAGCACCTCGGCGGTGAACTTCTTCAGACCGCGCTCGCGCCCGGCCTGGGCGAGGTGCTCCAGGAGCAGCTGCGCGATGCCGCGGCCCTGGTGCTGGTCCTCGACGAGGAAGGCCACCTCCGCCTCCCCGGTGCGGACCCGGTCGTAGCGGCCCACCGCGATCATCCGGTCGGCCAGCACCAGCACCAGCGCCACCCGGTCGTGGTGGTCCACGCGGGTGAAGCGCTGGACGTCACGGTCGGACAGGCGCGGCATCGGCGAGAAGAACCGGTAGTACTTCGACCGGTCCGAGACCCGGCTGTAGAAGTCGACGAGCAGCTCGGCGTCGTCGGGGGTGATCGGCCGGATGTGCGCCGTGCGGCCGTCGCGCAGCAGCACATCGGCCTGCCAGTGCCGCGGCGCGCCCGGAGCCACGTCGGCCGTCGCCTCGGAGGTCACCCCGGACGCTGCCGGGGGCTCGCTGGGGTTCGGGGTCTGGTCCTGCGGGGGGCCTGCGCTCACGGTGCTGAACCTACCGAACTGTGCCCACCGGCGTGCCCGGGCGCGAGGACGCGGCACCGACCGGGAGAATGGTGGCCATGGCCAAAGGTTCCACCAAGCAACCGCTGCCCGACGACTTCGAGGAGCACATCCTCGACATCGACGTCGGTGACGAGATGCGCAGCTCGTTCCTCGAGTACGCCTACTCCGTCATCTACTCCCGCGCGCTGCCCGACGCCCGGGACGGGTTGAAGCCGGTCCAGCGGCGGATCCTCTACACGATGAACGAGATGCGCCTGCTGCCCGACCGCGGGCACGTCAAGAGCGCCCGCGTCGTCGGTGAGGTGATGGGTCGGCTGCACCCGCACGGCGACAGCGCGATCTACGACGCCCTGGTGCGCACCGCCCAGTCGTGGTCGATGCGGCTGCCGCTGGTCGACGGGCACGGCAACTTCGGCTCGCCGGACGACTCCCCCGCCGCCATGCGCTACACCGAGTGCCGGATGGCGCCGCCGGCCGTGGCGATGACCGCCTCGATCGACGAGGACACCGTCGACTTCAAGCCCAACTACGACTCGCGGGAGATGGAGCCGACGGTGCTGCCGGCGGCGATCCCCAACCTCGTCGTCAACGGCACCACCGGCATCGCGGTCGGCATGGCCACCAACTGCGCGCCCCACAACCTCGTCGAGGTGGTCCAGGCGCTGCGGCACATGGTCATCCACCCAGGCGCCACCATCGACGACCTGATGCGCTTCATCCCCGGCCCCGACCTGCCCACCGGCGGCAAGATCGTGGGCCTCGACGGCATCCGCGACGCCTACGAGACCGGCCGGGGCACCTTCAAGATGCGGGCGACCACCCGGATCGAGACGATCGGGCGACGCAAGGCCATCGTCGTCAACGAGCTGCCCTACGGGGTGGGCACCGAGCGGATCGTCGAGCGGATCAAGACCCTCGTCCAGGGCAAGAAGATCTCCGGCATCGCCGACATCAAGGACCTCACCGACCGCGAGCACGGCCTGCGGCTGGTGATCGAGGTCAAGAACGGCTTCGTCCCCGAGGCCCTGCTCGAGCAGCTCTACCGCCAGACCCCGCTCGAGGACTCCTTCGGCATCAACAACGTCGCCCTCGTCGACGGCCAGCCCCGCACCCTGGGCCTCAAGGAGATGCTCGAGGTCTTCCTGGGGCACCGCTACGACGTCGTGCGCCGACGCTCGCAGTTCCGGCGCACCAAGCGTGCCGACCGGCTGCACCTCGTCGACGGCCTGCTCATCGCGCTGCTCGACATCGACGAGATCATCCAGGTGATCCGCACCAGCGACGACGCGGGCGCGGCCCGGGAGCGGCTGACGACGGTCTTCGACCTCTCGGTGCTCCAGGCCGACTACATCCTCGAGATGCAGCTGCGCCGCCTGACCCGCTTCAGCCGCATCGAGCTGGAGAAGGAGCAGGAGCAGCTGCGGGCCGAGATCGAGGCGCTCGACGCCATCCTCGCCGACGACCAGCTGCTGCGCGAGGTCGTCTCCGACGAGCTCGCGGAGGTCGCCAAGACCTACGGCACCCCGCGCCGCACGGTGCTGCTGGAGTCGGCGGGCACGCCCGCCGCGGCCGCGGCGACGCCGCTCGAGGTCGCCGACGACCCCTGCTTCGCCTACCTGTCCTCCACCGGCCTGCTGGCCCGCTCCTCGAGCGCCGAGGCGCCGGGGGTCGGCGGCGGTCGCACGAACCACGACGTCGTGGTCTCCGCGGTCGCCACCACCGCCCGCGCCGAGGTCGGGGTGCTGACCAGCCAGGGCCGGGTGCTGCGCCTGGCCGTGCTCGACCTGCCCACGATCCCGGCCTCGGCCAACGACCCCAACCTGCAGGGCGGCGTACCGCTGAGCGAGCTGGTGTCCCTGGGCACCGGGGAGCGCGCCCTCGGGCTGTGCACGCTCGCCAGCGAGGGCCCGGGGCTCGCGCTCGGCACCAAGCAGGGCGTCGTCAAGAGGGTCAACCCCGAGGTGCTCAACCGCGACGACTGGGAGGTCATCGGGCTCAAGGACGGCGACGAGGTGGTCGGTGCCGTCGAGCTGGTCACCGGCCGCGAGTCGCTGTGCTTCGTGACCACCGACGCCCAGCTGCTGCACTTCGCCGCCGACCAGGTGCGGCCGCAGGGCCGCTCCGGCGGCGGCATCGCCGGCGTCCGGGTCACCGAGGGCCAGTCGGTGCTGTGGTTCGGGATGCTCGACCCCGACGCCCCCGAGGGGTCGGTGCTCGTCACGGCGTCGGGCTCCTCGACCGCGCTGCCCGGCACCGAGTCGGGTGCGGTCAAGGTCACCGCGTTCTCGGAGTACCCCGCCAAGGGGCGCGCCACCGGTGGTGTGCGCTGCCACCGGTTCCTCAAGAGCGAGGACGCCCTGGTGCTGGCCTGGGCCGGCACCGCACCGGCCCGGGCCGCCGCGGCCAGCGGGGCGCCGGTGGACCTGCCCGAGGCCACGGGTCGCCGCGACGGCTCCGGCGTCGTGGGCTCCCAGGCGATCGCCGCGTGCGCCGGACCGGTCGCGCTGCGGGTCCCGGCGACCGCCGCCCACGTGGCCGCTGCGGTGCCGGACGATGTGCAAGGCTGAGTGACATGCGTGCTCCCACTCTCGCGGCCCTGGCCGCAGCCGGTCTGCTGACCCTCGGCACCCTCTCCGCCTGCAGCGGCGACGACTCCTCGAGCGGCGAGGACGCCCCGACTGCCCAGGAGGTGCTCGCCGAGGCCAAGACGACCCTCGACGAGACCAGTGGCGTGCAGGTCACGCTCTCGACGAACGACCTCCCCGAGGGCGTCGAGGGCCTGCTGAGCGCCGACGGGGTCGGTGTGCCCGACCCGGCCGCCTTCGACGGCGTCATCCGGGTGCGCTTCGCGGGCTTCGAGCCCGAGGTGCCGGTGATCGCCGTCGACGGGGTCGTGCACGCCCAGGTCCCGCTGACCACCGGCTGGTCCCAGATCGATCCCGCCGAGTACGGCGCCCCCGACCCCGCTGCCCTGATGGCGGCCGACGGCGGCTTCTCCTCGCTGCTGACCAGCACCGAGGAGCTCGAGCAGGGCGAGCAGGTGCGCGGCGGCACCGACAACCGGGACGTGCTGACCACCTACACCGGCACCGTCGCCGAGGAGGTCGCGGCCACCATCATCCCCAGCGCCGAAGGTGACTTCGCGGCGTCGTACGCCGTCAGCGACGACGGCGAGGTGCGCTCCATCGAGCTCACCGGCAACTTCTACGGCGACGCCGGGTCGATGACGTACACGGTCGACTTCGACGGGTACGGCACCGCGCCCGACATCTCCGCGCCCGAGTGAGCGCTCGGAGCACCACCGACCGCGGCGCCCGGCTGCTGCTGGGCCTCGCCTCCGTGGCGGTCGCCTTCG
This Nocardioides dokdonensis FR1436 DNA region includes the following protein-coding sequences:
- a CDS encoding alkaline phosphatase family protein yields the protein MTFLAPRYGDRSLADVVPAIGAALGVRLDGAEHAGLVLPEAPSYVLFLVDGLGSRLLERYAHVAPYLSSLRSAAPEATAGVPSTTATSLTSLGTGLPPGAHGVVGFTSRVPGTERLLNALMWPKDIDPVEWQPHPTTFTRLRERGVAVSVVNKREFEGSGLTMVAHRGADFVGADKVGERLAATVAAGAHQPSLTYLYDGDLDWTGHRYGVASSEWLQQLAMIDHEAEQLREALPPATRLVVVADHGMVDSPLESRVDVDTVHELRDGLVLFGGEARFRQLYCQRGAVDDVVATWRSVLGDKAEVLTREEATAHGWFGAVDPTVRPRIGDVVVACQGDAAVISSVDWAYEARLVGMHGSLTPDEMLIPVLVD
- a CDS encoding sulfotransferase family 2 domain-containing protein; protein product: MVISDSARLLFVHVQKTGGSTIHNRLTEVLPDARQVKGVDRHATLGQILRAEPDLTSYWTFGIVRNPWARMLSWFRMVERFRDSDQDGERRLDRKNQFIRSVAETCPDFESFIMKGLDEFSRLQTPQWRYLATKTRRADLIGRQESLEADLRAVQARFELPWEPLQSVNIDRTRPDYKEGPTLGGRDTRYRSEYTDEMARRVEAAFARDVTAFGYEF
- a CDS encoding DNA gyrase/topoisomerase IV subunit A, with translation MAKGSTKQPLPDDFEEHILDIDVGDEMRSSFLEYAYSVIYSRALPDARDGLKPVQRRILYTMNEMRLLPDRGHVKSARVVGEVMGRLHPHGDSAIYDALVRTAQSWSMRLPLVDGHGNFGSPDDSPAAMRYTECRMAPPAVAMTASIDEDTVDFKPNYDSREMEPTVLPAAIPNLVVNGTTGIAVGMATNCAPHNLVEVVQALRHMVIHPGATIDDLMRFIPGPDLPTGGKIVGLDGIRDAYETGRGTFKMRATTRIETIGRRKAIVVNELPYGVGTERIVERIKTLVQGKKISGIADIKDLTDREHGLRLVIEVKNGFVPEALLEQLYRQTPLEDSFGINNVALVDGQPRTLGLKEMLEVFLGHRYDVVRRRSQFRRTKRADRLHLVDGLLIALLDIDEIIQVIRTSDDAGAARERLTTVFDLSVLQADYILEMQLRRLTRFSRIELEKEQEQLRAEIEALDAILADDQLLREVVSDELAEVAKTYGTPRRTVLLESAGTPAAAAATPLEVADDPCFAYLSSTGLLARSSSAEAPGVGGGRTNHDVVVSAVATTARAEVGVLTSQGRVLRLAVLDLPTIPASANDPNLQGGVPLSELVSLGTGERALGLCTLASEGPGLALGTKQGVVKRVNPEVLNRDDWEVIGLKDGDEVVGAVELVTGRESLCFVTTDAQLLHFAADQVRPQGRSGGGIAGVRVTEGQSVLWFGMLDPDAPEGSVLVTASGSSTALPGTESGAVKVTAFSEYPAKGRATGGVRCHRFLKSEDALVLAWAGTAPARAAAASGAPVDLPEATGRRDGSGVVGSQAIAACAGPVALRVPATAAHVAAAVPDDVQG
- a CDS encoding SRPBCC domain-containing protein, giving the protein MTRTDSGAATVHAAVAEVFAALVDPASRASWLPPAGMTGRIDWFDARAGGGYRMVLAYDDPAGPGKSGGNTDVVEARFVVVEAPTRVVEEVDFVSDDPRFAGTMTMTWTLEAVPSGTLVTITATDVPEGIDGEVHRAAFASTLSQMDAYLRARPGRSGR
- a CDS encoding LppX_LprAFG lipoprotein, yielding MRAPTLAALAAAGLLTLGTLSACSGDDSSSGEDAPTAQEVLAEAKTTLDETSGVQVTLSTNDLPEGVEGLLSADGVGVPDPAAFDGVIRVRFAGFEPEVPVIAVDGVVHAQVPLTTGWSQIDPAEYGAPDPAALMAADGGFSSLLTSTEELEQGEQVRGGTDNRDVLTTYTGTVAEEVAATIIPSAEGDFAASYAVSDDGEVRSIELTGNFYGDAGSMTYTVDFDGYGTAPDISAPE
- a CDS encoding bifunctional GNAT family N-acetyltransferase/acetate--CoA ligase family protein, with amino-acid sequence MTSEATADVAPGAPRHWQADVLLRDGRTAHIRPITPDDAELLVDFYSRVSDRSKYYRFFSPMPRLSDRDVQRFTRVDHHDRVALVLVLADRMIAVGRYDRVRTGEAEVAFLVEDQHQGRGIAQLLLEHLAQAGRERGLKKFTAEVLPDNARMIQTFRDAGYRVASEFEDGVIQLDFPIDATDTAIGVMQDREHRAESASIEKFFNPRSVAIIGASRRQDTIGQTLVRNLVMGDFTGRVYAVNPTAGAVSGLPAYKSVGDIPDDVDVAIVAVPADAVQDVVLDCAAKGVHGLVVISSGFAETGEEGRQRQRRLVGLSRSYGLRLIGPNCLGVINTDPAVSINASLSSVMPPRGRAGFFCQSGALGSAILEKVQNRGLGLSTFVSAGNRADVSGNDLLQYWEEDDTTEVVLLYLESIGNPRKFSRIARRVSLRKPIIAVRSGRTTQGVPMGHAVRKIAAPPAAVDAMFRQAGIIQVDTLDEMFDVAQLVAHQPLPRGRSVAIVGNSDALGLLAADPAAAVGLVVNKSVPLGADATAEDFEDALDAAIDDPDVDSVVAVYTPPLNVSGEEVANVLAAIGEQSDKPLVSTFLGVEGVPELLRVPDVAGSTAGRGSVPSYPAVEAAVRALARVVDYAVWLRTPDGAPLDSDSVDEDTARGIVNRVLAENPSGAALERDDLTALLRAYDIELWPARTVGSLAEANAAAVELGWDVVLKATAEHLRERPDLAHVWRNIDGDHQMRDAWASLSALVGEDDLVDGFSIQRTAPPGVPVMISSIEDPLFGPVVSFGISGPLTELLGDRAYRIPPLGARDAAAMVREVKASPMLFGYRGSDVVDVGEVERLIGRVSQLQNDMPQLSALELGLVLAGPDGSTVLTAAARVEPAADSRSDWFVRRMPSQPGDTLPG
- a CDS encoding DUF5998 family protein — translated: MRSRTEGDRLRELRAAIDRTGYYPEVVGEGVESAISGEQVVSFFVHHEPTFEHDEVRRHLSVVVLTPSRLVLAHTDEHTGDDLLPEPYTSTSTESVRLSAVRSVVVTRMVANPTSGPGHPAEAVMTIGWGGVSRLDLEPAGCNDPACDADHGYTGVLAPDDFSLRVSAAADGKDAVSGLLSFAESLSARTHQAPTAT